One part of the Ursus arctos isolate Adak ecotype North America unplaced genomic scaffold, UrsArc2.0 scaffold_16, whole genome shotgun sequence genome encodes these proteins:
- the PSMA7 gene encoding proteasome subunit alpha type-7 yields the protein MSYDRAITVFSPDGHLFQVEYAQEAVKKGSTAVGVRGKDIVVLGVEKKSVAKLQDERTVRKICALDDNVCMAFAGLTADARIVINRARVECQSHRLTVEDPVTVEYITRYIASLKQRYTQSNGRRPFGISALIVGFDFDGTPRLYQTDPSGTYHAWKANAIGRGAKSVREFLEKNYTDEAIETDDLTIKLVIKALLEVVQSGGKNIELAVMRRDQPLKILNPEEIEKYVAEIEKEKEENEKKKQKKAS from the exons ATGAGCTACGACCGCGCCATCACCGTCTTCTCGCCCGACGGCCACCTCTTCCAAGTGGAGTACGCGCAGGAGGCCGTGAAGAAGGGCTCGACCGCG GTTGGCGTGCGGGGAAAGGACATTGTCGTTCTGGGCGTGGAGAAGAAGTCAGTAGCCAAACTTCAGGATGAGAGGACTGTACGCAAGATCTGTGCACTGGATGACAACGTCTGCATGGCGTTCGCAG GGCTCACCGCTGATGCGAGGATAGTCATCAACAGGGCCCGGGTGGAGTGCCAGAGCCACCGGCTGACCGTGGAGGACCCAGTCACCGTGGAGTACATCACCCGCTACATCGCCAGTCTGAAGCAG CGCTATACGCAAAGCAACGGGCGCAGGCCGTTTGGCATCTCCGCCCTCATTGTGGGTTTCGACTTTGATGGCACCCCCAGACTCTATCAGACTGATCCCTCGGGGACCTACCACGCCTGGAAG GCCAATGCAATAGGCCGGGGCGCCAAGTCAGTGCGTGAATTTCTAGAGAAGAATTACACCGATGAAGCCATTGAGACGGACGACCTGACCATTAAGCTGGTTATCAAGGCCCTCCTGGAA GTGGTTCAGTCTGGTGGCAAAAACATTGAACTGGCGGTCATGAGGCGAGATCAACCCCTCAAG ATTTTAAATcctgaagaaattgaaaaatatgttgctgagattgaaaaagaaaaagaagaaaatgaaaagaagaaacaaaagaaagcatcATGA